The following coding sequences are from one Musa acuminata AAA Group cultivar baxijiao chromosome BXJ2-4, Cavendish_Baxijiao_AAA, whole genome shotgun sequence window:
- the LOC135608942 gene encoding monoterpene synthase 8, chloroplastic-like: MVSQSNMHKLCGWTEGVFNRFIDEKGNLKASLRHQTEGLVSLYEASHLAKEGEHVLEEATNFTTKQLKSLMEGSLEPHLREHVAHALELPLDWRMPRLQTRWFIEACQREANINPVLLELAKLDFNRVQSIHQRELREVSRWWSNLGLAQRLPFSRDRLMESYIWTVGWAFEPQFARFREAQTKANCLITTIDDVYDVYGTIDELELFTDAVDRWDVNTMDKLP, translated from the exons ATGGTGTCACAATCTAACATGCACAAATTATGTGGATGGACTGAAGGTGTATTCAACCGATTTATAGATGAGAAGGGCAACTTGAAAGCCAGCCTTCGCCACCAGACTGAAGGATTGGTGAGCTTGTACGAGGCTTCCCATCTTGCAAAGGAAGGAGAGCACGTGCTGGAAGAAGCTACGAACTTCACAACTAAACAGCTCAAGAGCCTCATGGAGGGATCGCTTGAGCCTCATCTCAGGGAGCACGTAGCCCATGCCTTGGAGCTTCCATTGGACTGGAGGATGCCGAGGTTACAGACCAGGTGGTTTATAGAAGCATGCCAAAGGGAAGCGAACATAAACCCTGTCCTACTTGAATTGGCTAAGTTGGACTTCAACAGAGTTCAGAGCATACATCAGAGGGAACTCAGGGAAGTGTCGAG atggtggagcaatcttggCCTGGCGCAAAGGCTTCCATTTTCCAGGGACAGGTTGATGGAGAGCTATATCTGGACGGTTGGCTGGGCTTTTGAGCCACAGTTTGCAAGATTCAGGGAGGCGCAGACAAAAGCGAACTGCCTGATAACAACAATAGATGATGTGTATGATGTTTACGGCACCATCGATGAGCTCGAGCTGTTCACGGATGCCGTCGATAG ATGGGATGTTAATACAATGGACAAATTGCCATAG
- the LOC135608943 gene encoding monoterpene synthase 7, chloroplastic-like: MAFCASAPSFCSLIGAHRWTSPSKASPRPCFRPHIRCAAQTPPRRSANYQPSSWSDEYIQSLRNDTKVEEDNARRMGKLTEEVKQLIYMKKGMEEQLQLIDHLQLLGVAYHFKEDIKDAFGTIYGSVEKVNMLLKDNLHATSLMFRLLREHGFDVSEGVFYRFMDEKGNLKASLRHQTEGLVSLYEASHLAKEGEQVLEEAKNFTTKQLKSLMEGSLEPHLREHVAHALELPLNWRMPRLQTRWFIEACQREANIHPVLLELAKLDFNRVQSIQQRELREVSRYFELAPRANFSTNFWLSIRWWSNLGLAQRLPFVGLMAHIQPMWALSAHSPHPLLT, encoded by the exons ATGGCTTTCTGCGCTTCTGCTCCGTCCTTCTGCAGTCTCATCGGTGCCCATCGGTGGACGTCGCCGTCCAAGGCTTCACCACGTCCATGCTTCCGACCACATATCCGGTGTGCTGCGCagactcctcctcggcgatcggctAATTACCAGCCAAGCTCGTGGAGTGACGAATACATCCAATCGCTAAGAAATGACACCAAG GTGGAGGAGGATAACGCAAGAAGGATGGGAAAACTGACGGAGGAAGTGAAACAACTGATCTACATGAAGAAGGGAATGGAGGAGCAGCTTCAACTGATCGATCACCTGCAGCTGCTTGGGGTGGCGTATCACTTTAAGGAGGATATTAAGGATGCTTTCGGGACTATATACGGTTCCGTGGAAAAGGTGAACATGTTGCTGAAGGATAATCTTCATGCCACGTCTCTTATGTTCAGGCTTCTAAGAGAACATGGGTTTGATGTTTCTGAAG GTGTATTCTACCGATTTATGGATGAGAAGGGAAACTTGAAAGCCAGCCTTCGCCACCAGACTGAAGGATTGGTGAGCTTGTACGAGGCTTCCCATCTTGCAAAGGAAGGAGAGCAAGTGCTGGAAGAAGCTAAGAACTTCACAACTAAACAGCTCAAGAGCCTCATGGAGGGATCACTTGAGCCTCATCTCAGGGAGCACGTAGCCCATGCCTTGGAGCTTCCATTGAACTGGAGGATGCCGAGGTTACAGACCAGGTGGTTTATAGAAGCATGCCAAAGGGAAGCTAACATACACCCTGTCCTACTTGAATTGGCTAAGTTGGACTTCAACAGAGTTCAGAGCATACAGCAGAGGGAACTCAGAGAAGTGTCGAGGTATTTTGAGCTTGCTCCTCGTGCAAACTTCAGCACAAACTTCTGGCTGTCGAtcagatggtggagcaatcttggCCTGGCGCAGAGGCTTCcatttgttgggctgatggcccatattcagcccatgtgggctttatcagcccacagcccacaccctctcttaacctaa
- the LOC135609672 gene encoding monoterpene synthase 8, chloroplastic-like isoform X2 gives MDKLTEDVKQPIYMKKGIEDPLQLIDHLRQLGVAYHFKEDIKDALWTIYGSMEEVNMLLKDNLHATALMFRLLREHGFAVSEGVFNRFMDEKGNLKASFRLQTEGLVSLYEASHLAKEGEHVLEEAKNFTTKQLKSLMEGSLEPHLREHVAHALELPLNWRMPRLQTRWFIEACQREANINPVLLELAKLDFNRVQSIQQRELREVSRWWSNLGLAQRLSFSRDRLMENYFWTVGWAFEP, from the exons atggacaaACTGACAGAGGACGTGAAACAGCCGATCTACATGAAGAAGGGAATTGAGGACCCACTTCAACTGATCGATCACCTGCGGCAGCTTGGGGTGGCGTATCACTTTAAGGAGGATATTAAGGATGCTTTATGGACTATATACGGTTCCATGGAAGAGGTGAACATGTTGCTGAAGGATAATCTTCATGCCACGGCTCTTATGTTCAGGCTTCTCAGAGAACATGGGTTTGCTGTTTCTGAAG GTGTATTCAACCGATTTATGGATGAGAAGGGCAACTTGAAAGCCAGCTTTCGCCTCCAGACTGAAGGATTGGTGAGCTTGTACGAGGCTTCCCATCTTGCAAAGGAAGGAGAGCACGTGCTGGAAGAAGCTAAAAACTTCACAACTAAACAGCTCAAGAGCCTCATGGAGGGATCACTTGAGCCTCATCTCAGGGAGCACGTAGCCCATGCCTTGGAGCTTCCATTGAACTGGAGGATGCCGAGGTTACAGACCAGGTGGTTTATAGAAGCATGCCAAAGGGAAGCTAACATAAACCCTGTCCTACTTGAATTGGCTAAGTTGGACTTCAACAGAGTTCAGAGCATACAGCAGAGGGAACTCAGAGAAGTGTCGAG atggtggagcaatcttggCCTCGCGCAAAGGCTTTCATTTTCCAGGGACAGGTTGATGGAGAACTATTTCTGGACGGTTGGCTGGGCTTTTGAGCCATAG
- the LOC135609672 gene encoding monoterpene synthase 8, chloroplastic-like isoform X1: MDKLTEDVKQPIYMKKGIEDPLQLIDHLRQLGVAYHFKEDIKDALWTIYGSMEEVNMLLKDNLHATALMFRLLREHGFAVSEGVFNRFMDEKGNLKASFRLQTEGLVSLYEASHLAKEGEHVLEEAKNFTTKQLKSLMEGSLEPHLREHVAHALELPLNWRMPRLQTRWFIEACQREANINPVLLELAKLDFNRVQSIQQRELREVSRYFELALLESCPVHSAVVYEPANFSTNLWLSIRWWSNLGLAQRLSFSRDRLMENYFWTVGWAFEP; the protein is encoded by the exons atggacaaACTGACAGAGGACGTGAAACAGCCGATCTACATGAAGAAGGGAATTGAGGACCCACTTCAACTGATCGATCACCTGCGGCAGCTTGGGGTGGCGTATCACTTTAAGGAGGATATTAAGGATGCTTTATGGACTATATACGGTTCCATGGAAGAGGTGAACATGTTGCTGAAGGATAATCTTCATGCCACGGCTCTTATGTTCAGGCTTCTCAGAGAACATGGGTTTGCTGTTTCTGAAG GTGTATTCAACCGATTTATGGATGAGAAGGGCAACTTGAAAGCCAGCTTTCGCCTCCAGACTGAAGGATTGGTGAGCTTGTACGAGGCTTCCCATCTTGCAAAGGAAGGAGAGCACGTGCTGGAAGAAGCTAAAAACTTCACAACTAAACAGCTCAAGAGCCTCATGGAGGGATCACTTGAGCCTCATCTCAGGGAGCACGTAGCCCATGCCTTGGAGCTTCCATTGAACTGGAGGATGCCGAGGTTACAGACCAGGTGGTTTATAGAAGCATGCCAAAGGGAAGCTAACATAAACCCTGTCCTACTTGAATTGGCTAAGTTGGACTTCAACAGAGTTCAGAGCATACAGCAGAGGGAACTCAGAGAAGTGTCGAGGTATTTTGAGCTTGCTTTACTTGAATCATGTCCTGTACATTCTGCCGTCGTTTATGAACCAGCAAACTTCAGCACAAACTTATGGCTATCGAtcagatggtggagcaatcttggCCTCGCGCAAAGGCTTTCATTTTCCAGGGACAGGTTGATGGAGAACTATTTCTGGACGGTTGGCTGGGCTTTTGAGCCATAG